A single Nostoc sp. PCC 7107 DNA region contains:
- a CDS encoding TldD/PmbA family protein, with protein sequence MKEELTTLESSFNQILETLLIKKLAGEEFTLKLGSERSQFTRFNHAKVRQTGCVADGWIELTLMAEQRSSSRQFTFTGNREKDSQRAYQALQELRCELPLLPVDPYLVLPSGNNTSREVHHSNLLAPEAVASSILDEVIELDFTGIYAGGVVIKGYGDSSGQKHWFATDTFTLDYSLFSSSGQAVKGTFAGISWDLASYTAKINEAKKQLKLLSRPLKEVPRGQYKTYFAPAAVADLLQMLSWSAVGEADIQQGNSALAALSRKEKQWSAKFNLKENFQLGLVPRFNELGEMAAPELPIIEQGILVNSLVNSRTAKEYQKIANGANSSETLRTPEIRPGNLKLEQILSNLDTGLYLSNLHYLNWSDRPTGRITGMTRYACFWVENGEIIAPIENLRFDDSLYRFWGENLVDFTNFQEFIPEVGTYDSRQLGGSLVPGMLVNDFTYTL encoded by the coding sequence ATGAAAGAAGAATTAACGACTTTAGAATCTAGCTTCAATCAAATTTTAGAAACTCTGCTCATCAAGAAATTAGCAGGTGAGGAATTTACCCTCAAACTCGGTAGTGAAAGAAGTCAGTTTACCCGATTTAATCATGCAAAAGTTAGACAAACTGGTTGTGTAGCTGATGGGTGGATTGAACTGACTTTAATGGCAGAGCAACGTAGTAGTTCTCGACAGTTTACTTTTACCGGAAATCGGGAAAAAGACTCCCAAAGAGCATATCAAGCTTTACAAGAATTACGGTGTGAATTGCCTTTATTACCTGTTGATCCTTACTTAGTTTTACCTTCTGGAAATAATACTAGTCGAGAAGTTCATCATAGTAATTTATTAGCACCAGAAGCAGTAGCTTCCAGCATATTAGATGAAGTAATAGAATTAGATTTTACTGGGATTTATGCTGGAGGCGTAGTCATTAAAGGTTATGGAGATTCTAGCGGACAAAAACATTGGTTTGCTACCGACACTTTCACCTTAGATTATTCTTTATTTAGTAGTTCTGGACAAGCAGTCAAAGGGACATTTGCCGGAATTAGCTGGGATTTAGCCAGTTACACAGCTAAAATTAATGAAGCCAAAAAACAACTAAAATTGCTGTCTCGTCCCCTAAAAGAAGTGCCTAGAGGACAATACAAAACTTACTTTGCACCTGCGGCTGTGGCTGATTTATTGCAAATGCTTTCTTGGAGTGCTGTGGGTGAAGCAGATATCCAACAAGGTAACAGTGCTTTAGCCGCTTTATCCAGAAAAGAAAAACAGTGGTCTGCCAAATTTAATTTAAAAGAAAACTTTCAATTAGGTTTAGTGCCGCGCTTTAATGAATTAGGCGAAATGGCAGCACCAGAGTTACCAATAATTGAGCAAGGAATTTTAGTAAATAGTTTAGTTAATTCTCGAACTGCGAAAGAATATCAAAAAATTGCTAATGGCGCTAATAGTTCCGAAACTTTACGTACACCAGAAATCAGACCAGGAAATTTAAAACTTGAGCAGATTTTATCTAACTTAGATACAGGCTTATATCTCTCGAATTTACATTATTTAAATTGGAGCGATCGCCCTACAGGTAGAATTACTGGTATGACCCGTTACGCCTGTTTTTGGGTAGAGAATGGCGAAATCATCGCACCTATCGAAAATCTCCGCTTTGACGACAGCCTCTATCGTTTTTGGGGAGAAAATTTAGTCGATTTCACTAACTTTCAAGAATTTATTCCCGAAGTCGGCACTTATGATAGCCGCCAATTAGGTGGAAGTTTAGTTCCTGGGATGTTAGTAAATGATTTTACTTACACTTTGTAA
- a CDS encoding voltage-gated chloride channel family protein — MPKLHQLEQLIVIPQLSKWFIISLVVGILSGIGSAALLVSLEWSSNWRESHLWIISLLPLGGFLSGWIYHQFGKRVEAGNNLLLEEIYNPKDIIPLRMAPLVLFGTDLTHFFGGSAGREGTALQIAASLADRLTKIFHFKQADRRILLMAGLSGGFASVFGTPLAGSIFGLEVLAIGTIQHNALFPCLIAAVVGDRVTLMLGLHHTAYRHAPVIPTITFIGMISAIVAGAIFGIVAMIFAKLTHKISHIFQEKISYPPLRPAIGGVIVALAVWAVGTTKYIGLGIPTIVDAFNTQLPPWDFAGKIAFTALTLGAGFKGGEVTPLFYIGATLGNALSLILALPAPLLAAMGFVAVFGGAANTPIASTLMGIELFGLESGVFIGIACVASYVFSGHAGIYKAQRIGSGKYHFMAVQEGQSLATQTLEAARTVEKND, encoded by the coding sequence ATGCCTAAATTACACCAGTTAGAACAGTTAATTGTCATACCTCAACTCAGCAAGTGGTTCATCATCTCCTTGGTTGTTGGTATTCTTTCTGGCATAGGTTCTGCTGCTCTTTTGGTATCGTTGGAATGGTCAAGCAATTGGCGAGAATCACATCTTTGGATAATTTCACTATTACCTTTAGGCGGTTTTTTAAGTGGTTGGATTTATCATCAGTTTGGCAAACGTGTAGAAGCAGGAAACAACCTTTTACTGGAAGAAATCTATAATCCTAAAGATATTATTCCCTTGCGGATGGCTCCTTTAGTTTTGTTTGGCACAGACCTAACTCACTTCTTTGGAGGTTCTGCTGGTCGGGAAGGTACAGCCTTGCAAATAGCAGCTTCACTGGCAGATAGATTGACAAAGATATTCCACTTTAAACAAGCAGATCGACGAATTCTATTAATGGCAGGTTTAAGTGGAGGATTTGCTTCAGTTTTCGGAACTCCCTTAGCAGGAAGCATCTTTGGTTTAGAAGTTTTAGCTATTGGGACAATCCAACATAATGCACTGTTTCCTTGTTTAATTGCCGCAGTTGTAGGCGATCGCGTTACCTTAATGTTAGGTTTGCATCATACAGCCTATCGTCATGCCCCCGTTATCCCCACAATCACCTTCATAGGGATGATTTCGGCAATTGTCGCTGGTGCAATCTTTGGCATTGTAGCGATGATTTTTGCCAAATTAACTCATAAAATCAGCCACATTTTTCAAGAAAAAATCTCCTACCCTCCCTTACGCCCTGCCATCGGTGGAGTGATTGTGGCATTGGCTGTTTGGGCAGTCGGAACTACAAAATACATTGGACTGGGTATTCCCACAATTGTTGATGCTTTTAATACTCAGTTACCACCGTGGGATTTTGCGGGAAAAATAGCTTTTACTGCTTTGACTTTGGGAGCAGGTTTTAAAGGAGGAGAAGTAACTCCTTTATTTTATATTGGTGCAACATTAGGTAATGCTTTGTCTTTAATATTAGCTCTACCGGCCCCATTACTTGCAGCTATGGGGTTTGTTGCTGTTTTTGGTGGTGCAGCCAATACTCCTATCGCCTCAACTTTGATGGGAATTGAACTGTTTGGATTAGAATCGGGAGTTTTTATTGGTATTGCTTGTGTAGCCAGCTATGTTTTTTCTGGTCACGCTGGTATTTATAAAGCACAACGCATTGGCTCAGGTAAATACCATTTCATGGCTGTGCAAGAAGGACAAAGTTTAGCCACCCAAACTCTAGAAGCTGCTCGGACTGTAGAAAAAAACGATTGA